Genomic window (Nitrosopumilus sp.):
GGTTAGTAATGAAAAATAGATGTGAATGGGCAAAAGATGAGCCTAACATAACATACCACGACAAAGAATGGGGTGTACCGCAACATGATGATACAAAACTCTTTGAATTTCTAATTCTAGAAGGAGCCCAAGCTGGTCTGTCTTGGAGTACTATTCTTAAGCGAAGAGATGGTTATAGAAAGGCATTTTCTAATTTTGATATACTCAAAGTTTCAAAATACAATAAAACACAGGTGGAAAAACTACTCAAAAATGAATCAATTATTCGAAATAAACTGAAAATTAATTCTGCTATTAATAATGCAAAACAGTTTCTCAAGATTCAAAAAGAATATGGCTCATTTGATAATTATCTATGGAGTTTTGTAAATCACAGACCAATCAAAAATAAATACAAAAAACTCTCAGATATTCCTGCATCTAATGAAATTTCAGAGAAGATAAGTAAGGATCTTAAAAAAAATGGGTTTAGTTTTGTTGGACCTACCATTTGTTATGCATTAATGCAGGCAATAGGAATGGTAGATGATCATATTGTTAGCTGTTTTAGGTACCAAAAATAATTTAACCCAGATAAATTACTCTATTTCATGGTAAACGGAAAATTTGCTACATCCATTACATGTATGGATGGACGAATACAGATTCCAATTATTGAATGGATTAAAAAAAACTATGATGTAGATTTTGTTGATACAATTACTGAGCCGGGGGTTGACAAGAAAATCTCAGAAGATTCTGTTTTTAAATCCATAAAAACAAAAGCTGAAATTTCAATTAATGCCCACAAATCTAGCATGATTTTTATCTCAGGACATTATGATTGCGCAGGAAATCCAGTATCTAATGACGAACATAAATTGCATATCAAAAAAGGTGTTGAAATGATCAAAAAATGGAATTCTGAAATTTCAGTGGTAGGTCTCTGGATAAATGACAAGTGGGCTGTTGAAACTGTATGATCTTCTAATTGTTTGTATTACTTTAATTTGTTTTCCAAGAACTAGTAACGTAATGGCATGTCAATTTGAAAAATTTTAGATTATATGCACGAATTTTGCGTGCTTTTTGAGTATGATTAATGAAAGATTATCTGCATTTTCAAAGACTGCAGGGCCAGGAATTTTATTTGCCTGCACTGCAATTGGTGTCTCTCATTTGGTACAGTCAACTAGGGCAGGTGCTGATTTTGGTTTAATGATAGTAGGATTTGTAATCTTGGTAAATTTGTTGAAATATCCTTTCTTTGAATATGGTTCTCGTTATGCAAACGCTACACAAACAAGTATCATTGACGGTTACAGTCAACTTGGCAAACCTGCACTATGGTTATATTTTCTATTAACAATTCTTTCAATGTTTTTTGTAACAGGAGCTGTAGGATTTGTTACTGCAGGGTTTTTTGAGAATCTTTTTGGCATTGATTTTCTTGGAGAGTGGACCATAGTAATTTTGTTTGTAGTTTGTGTAGGAATATTGATAATTGGAAAATACAATATTCTTGATAGTTTAATTAAAGTAATTGCAATTGTATTATTGGTTTCTACAGTTGCTGCTTTTCTGTTTTCCATATACAATGGTCCAATAGAACAGGTGTCAGGATTTGAACCAAAACAACTATTAGATATTTCTGGAATATTTTTTCTGCTTGCCTTAATGGGATGGATGCCTACTGCAGTTGATCTTTCAAGTTGGAATAGTCTGTGGACCTTGGAGCGAATGAAACAAACAAAATACAAACCACATCTAAAAGAAACTCTTTTTGAATTTAGATTGGGTTATTTTATAACAAGTGTTCTTGCAGTAATGTTTGTCATACTTGGAACTTTTATCTTCTATGGTTCAGGCGAGGAATTACCAAACAATAATTCAGATTTTGCACATAAAGTAGTAACGCTATACACTAAGACAATTGGTGATTGGAGTTACATCATAATTGCAGCTTCAGCATTTTCCGTAATGTTTGGAACAATCATTGCGGTATTTGATGGATACTCCAGGTCCTTGCAACGAACTATTGAATTAATTTTTTTCAAAAAAGGGGATAAAATACGCATGAAATTTCGTACATTTTACACTGCATTATTAATAATTATTGCATCTGGTTCTTTTTTGGTAATATCTCAATTTGGAGATAATCTCAAAGAACTAGTTGACTTTGCAACTGTTTTATCATTTGTAATTGCTCCTATAATTGCCATTTTTAATGTTAAACTCGTAAATGGCAAGTTTCTTGATAAAAAGTACCAACCATCAGTTTTCTTAAAAATTTTAAGTTATACAGGAATTATCTTTCTAAGCGGATTTGCCATATTATTTTTAATTATAAAATTTTTTTCAGGACTTTAAATGCAGCATCATAGTAATTATTATCTGAAATTTGTTACAAAGAGTTAGTCAT
Coding sequences:
- a CDS encoding DNA-3-methyladenine glycosylase I; the encoded protein is MKNRCEWAKDEPNITYHDKEWGVPQHDDTKLFEFLILEGAQAGLSWSTILKRRDGYRKAFSNFDILKVSKYNKTQVEKLLKNESIIRNKLKINSAINNAKQFLKIQKEYGSFDNYLWSFVNHRPIKNKYKKLSDIPASNEISEKISKDLKKNGFSFVGPTICYALMQAIGMVDDHIVSCFRYQK
- a CDS encoding divalent metal cation transporter translates to MINERLSAFSKTAGPGILFACTAIGVSHLVQSTRAGADFGLMIVGFVILVNLLKYPFFEYGSRYANATQTSIIDGYSQLGKPALWLYFLLTILSMFFVTGAVGFVTAGFFENLFGIDFLGEWTIVILFVVCVGILIIGKYNILDSLIKVIAIVLLVSTVAAFLFSIYNGPIEQVSGFEPKQLLDISGIFFLLALMGWMPTAVDLSSWNSLWTLERMKQTKYKPHLKETLFEFRLGYFITSVLAVMFVILGTFIFYGSGEELPNNNSDFAHKVVTLYTKTIGDWSYIIIAASAFSVMFGTIIAVFDGYSRSLQRTIELIFFKKGDKIRMKFRTFYTALLIIIASGSFLVISQFGDNLKELVDFATVLSFVIAPIIAIFNVKLVNGKFLDKKYQPSVFLKILSYTGIIFLSGFAILFLIIKFFSGL